One window from the genome of Campylobacter concisus encodes:
- the uvrB gene encoding excinuclease ABC subunit UvrB, which yields MSKFEISSKFSPSSDQARAIKEIVKSVKSGNKYQTLLGVTGSGKTFTMANVIRELNMPTLIMTHNKSLAAQLYSEFKGFFPKNHVEYFISYYDYYQPEAYIPRSDLYIEKDSSVNEELERLRLSATASLLSFDDVVCVASVSANYGLGNPSEYKGMVAYLNVGQKFSQRKLLEQLVDMGYKRNDNYFDRGDFRVNGDVVDIYPAYYNDEALRVEFFGDEIDSMYHFDVLDNKRLKDISKFTLYATSQFIVGADRLKIAMKEIEEELDVSLKEFNEQGKLVEAQRLKQRVEFDLEMMASTGMCKGIENYARHLTGQKPGETPYSMFDYFEISGEDYLVIVDESHVSLPQFRGMYAGDRSRKEVLVEYGFRLPSALDNRPLKFDEFISKKAKFLFVSATPNEYELGISQGHVYEQILRPTGLLDPLIEIKDSDNQVEALFDEAKAVIARGERVLVTVLTKKMAEELSRYYIELGVKVKYMHSDIDAIERNEIIRGLRSGEFDMLIGINLLREGLDLPEVSLIAIMDADKEGFLRSTTSLIQTMGRAARNVNGKVLMFAKKITNSMKEAIDTTTARRKFQDEYNKAHGITPHSASRNIEESLHVEDDGEIYKRGKNLEKMPASERAAIVKELRKQMLEAAAQLEFEKAAALRDEIAKMRKL from the coding sequence ATGAGTAAATTTGAAATTTCATCTAAATTTAGTCCAAGTAGCGACCAGGCAAGAGCGATAAAAGAGATAGTAAAAAGTGTAAAATCGGGTAACAAATATCAAACACTTTTAGGCGTCACAGGATCTGGCAAGACCTTTACCATGGCAAACGTCATACGCGAGCTCAATATGCCAACGCTCATCATGACGCATAACAAATCCTTAGCTGCGCAGCTTTACAGCGAATTTAAGGGCTTTTTCCCAAAAAATCACGTCGAGTACTTCATAAGCTACTACGACTACTACCAGCCAGAGGCTTACATCCCGCGAAGCGACCTATACATAGAGAAGGATAGCTCAGTAAATGAGGAGCTTGAGCGACTGCGTCTAAGTGCGACTGCTAGCTTGTTAAGCTTCGACGATGTCGTCTGTGTGGCTTCAGTCTCTGCAAACTACGGACTTGGTAATCCAAGCGAGTACAAAGGGATGGTAGCCTACCTAAATGTTGGACAGAAATTTAGCCAAAGAAAGCTTCTAGAGCAGCTTGTGGATATGGGCTACAAGCGCAATGACAACTACTTTGACAGGGGCGACTTTCGTGTAAATGGCGATGTGGTGGATATCTACCCAGCTTATTACAATGACGAAGCCCTAAGAGTTGAGTTTTTTGGCGATGAGATCGACTCGATGTATCATTTTGACGTGCTTGATAACAAAAGGCTAAAGGACATCTCTAAATTTACGCTTTATGCCACCAGCCAGTTTATCGTAGGCGCTGATAGGTTAAAGATTGCTATGAAAGAGATCGAAGAGGAGCTTGACGTGAGCTTGAAAGAATTTAACGAGCAGGGCAAGCTAGTCGAGGCACAGAGGCTAAAGCAGAGGGTAGAATTTGATCTTGAGATGATGGCAAGCACTGGTATGTGTAAAGGCATCGAAAACTACGCGCGACATCTGACTGGTCAAAAGCCCGGAGAGACGCCGTACTCGATGTTTGACTACTTTGAGATAAGTGGCGAGGATTATCTGGTCATCGTCGATGAGAGCCACGTGAGTTTGCCGCAGTTTAGGGGCATGTACGCTGGTGATAGGAGCCGTAAAGAGGTGCTTGTGGAGTATGGATTTCGCTTGCCTTCAGCGCTTGATAACAGGCCGCTTAAATTTGACGAGTTTATAAGCAAAAAGGCGAAATTTCTCTTTGTCTCAGCCACGCCAAACGAGTACGAGCTTGGTATCAGTCAGGGGCACGTCTATGAGCAAATTTTGCGTCCTACTGGACTACTAGATCCGCTCATTGAGATAAAAGATAGTGACAATCAAGTCGAGGCGCTATTTGACGAGGCAAAGGCGGTCATCGCTAGAGGTGAGCGTGTGCTGGTCACGGTGCTAACTAAAAAGATGGCCGAGGAGCTAAGCCGCTACTACATCGAGCTTGGCGTCAAGGTCAAGTATATGCACTCAGACATCGACGCGATCGAGCGAAATGAGATCATTAGAGGGCTTAGAAGTGGCGAATTTGACATGCTAATAGGCATAAATTTGCTCCGTGAGGGGCTTGATCTGCCTGAAGTGAGCCTGATAGCTATAATGGACGCTGATAAAGAGGGCTTTTTACGCTCTACGACGAGCCTTATACAGACGATGGGGCGAGCGGCTAGAAATGTAAATGGCAAGGTGCTAATGTTTGCCAAAAAGATAACCAACTCGATGAAAGAGGCGATCGATACGACGACTGCAAGGCGTAAATTTCAAGATGAGTATAACAAAGCTCACGGCATCACGCCGCACTCTGCCAGCAGAAATATCGAAGAGAGCTTGCATGTCGAAGATGATGGTGAAATTTATAAACGTGGCAAAAATTTAGAGAAGATGCCAGCTAGCGAGCGGGCTGCGATAGTAAAAGAGCTAAGAAAGCAGATGCTTGAAGCGGCGGCGCAGCTGGAGTTTGAGAAGGCGGCGGCATTGAGAGATGAGATAGCAAAGATGAGAAAGTTATAA
- a CDS encoding cell division protein ZapB, which translates to MFEDNAILTTLSDKVNDLITKYDELCKTNEELRNEIVTLKAQNEAKSNQIMRLEEDLDKKNTEADDVMRKIEAVLGR; encoded by the coding sequence ATGTTTGAAGATAATGCGATCTTAACCACACTAAGCGATAAAGTAAATGACCTGATTACAAAATATGACGAACTTTGCAAAACGAACGAAGAGTTACGCAACGAGATCGTAACTTTAAAAGCACAAAATGAGGCAAAAAGCAATCAAATCATGCGTTTAGAAGAGGATCTTGACAAGAAAAATACCGAAGCTGACGATGTAATGAGAAAAATCGAAGCTGTCCTTGGCAGATAA
- a CDS encoding type II secretion system protein, with translation MKRRAYTLLELIFIVVILGILSTVAIPRLFFSRSDATISNAKTQLAAIRSGISLKYNDNILQAKPEFPQKLDDGDPSKLFKNVINIPIKDSGSKNGWHKISDDKYTFRLDGKVANFKYDKNTGDFGCSDENEICKSLQ, from the coding sequence ATGAAAAGACGAGCTTACACCTTACTTGAGCTAATATTTATAGTAGTTATACTAGGTATTTTAAGCACAGTCGCTATACCTAGGCTATTTTTTTCTAGAAGTGATGCTACTATCTCAAATGCCAAAACTCAACTTGCCGCTATAAGAAGTGGAATTTCACTAAAATACAATGACAATATCTTGCAAGCAAAGCCAGAATTTCCACAAAAACTAGACGATGGCGATCCAAGCAAACTCTTTAAAAATGTTATAAATATACCGATAAAAGATAGCGGCAGCAAAAATGGCTGGCACAAAATAAGCGATGACAAATACACATTTAGACTAGATGGCAAAGTAGCAAATTTCAAATACGACAAAAATACTGGTGATTTTGGTTGCAGTGATGAAAATGAAATTTGCAAATCACTTCAGTAA